A stretch of Rhododendron vialii isolate Sample 1 chromosome 4a, ASM3025357v1 DNA encodes these proteins:
- the LOC131324581 gene encoding major allergen Pru ar 1-like yields the protein MGAITYDMEVSSSIPPSKMFKAFVLDADTLIPKILPQAIKTVETLQGDGGAGTIKLITLGEGYAYKSVKQRVDAIDKENFTYSYSVIEGDALMGIFDSISYHIKIVASADGGSVCKNRSIYQTKGDAQVTEEEIKSGKEKASAMFKAIEAYLLANPDA from the exons ATGGGTGCCATCACTTATGATATGGAGGTCTCTTCCTCAATCCCTCCATCCAAGATGTTCAAGGCCTTTGTCCTTGACGCCGACACCCTCATCCCCAAAATCCTCCCACAGGCCATCAAGACTGTGGAAACCCTCCAAGGAGACGGAGGAGCCGGAACCATCAAGCTCATCACTCTTGGCGAAGGCTA CGCATACaagagtgtgaagcaaagaGTTGATGCCATTGACAAAGAGAACTTCACCTACAGTTACAGTGTAATTGAAGGCGATGCTTTGATGGGCATTTTCGATTCAATCTCTTATCACATCAAGATCGTAGCCTCTGCCGATGGAGGATCCGTCTGCAAGAACAGGAGTATTTATCAGACCAAAGGTGATGCTCAGGTCACAGAAGAGGAAATCAAGTCTGGCAAAGAAAAGGCCTCTGCCATGTTCAAGGCTATTGAGGCATACCTCTTGGCAAATCCTGATGCCTGA